The Cherax quadricarinatus isolate ZL_2023a chromosome 53, ASM3850222v1, whole genome shotgun sequence genome includes a region encoding these proteins:
- the LOC128692269 gene encoding adhesive plaque matrix protein-like: MKAASQDLNSLPNTLDQVIQHTYLSLEMTQSLSDLTGSRFLCHGSLRPIISLTFRKKATGSMILNKFVQTWHHRFTTDEPRFNSWRVETFGRTFYKRSPLKGGSLTLHFVLVCVAAVVLAEEPPSYSGPPSYVQPSPYLLEDDLDYPPRYSGPPSYASPPTYPTHLPYEQDDDLVHPPKYPANPAYAPPPSYPPHSPYKQDYRDAPPKYSFNYGVVDHYSGTNFGHSEVRDGYKTEGSYSVDLPDGRKQTVNYVDNGDGLEAVVTYEGEAQYPEYKPEYKPEYKLAYKPEYKPEYKPEYKPEYKPEYKPEYKPEYKPEYKPIPVYKPTPAYKPAPTYKPTPTYKPTYEPSPKYPSYPTSAYEPAPSYPPPSYEPVPSYPVPGYGPVPTYTDDSSVPGYGPIPTYTDDSYEPYPVPSYDPIPNYSDDSYEPAITSYDPSPSYPAPHSS, encoded by the exons ATGAAGGCTGCTAGCCAGGACCTCAATTCTCTTCCCAACACCCTTGATCAGGTCATACAACACACTTACCTCAGTTTAGAGATGACACAGTCTCTCAGTGACCTCACTGGCTCTAGATTCTTATGTCACGGCTCTTTACGGCCTATCATATCACTCACATTCCGGAAGAAAGCCACAGGATCCATGATACT CAATAAATTTGTTCAAACGTGGCACCATCGGTTCACAACCGACGAACCTAGGTTCAATTCTTGGCGAGTCGAGACATTTGGACGCACTTTTTACAAACgtagtcccctcaagggaggttccttgacgctg CACTTCGTCCTGGTGTGTGTGGCAGCTGTGGTTCTAGCAGAGGAACCTCCTAGTTACTCTGGCCCTCCATCATACGTCCAACCCTCACCCTATCTACTAGAAGATGATCTAGATTATCCTCCTAGATACTCTGGCCCACCTTCGTACGCCTCACCTCCCACTTATCCCACACACTTACCATACGAGCAAGATGATGATCTGGTTCATCCTCCAAAATACCCTGCCAATCCTGCATAtgccccacctccctcatatcCTCCACACTCTCCATACAAGCAAGATTACCGAGAC gctCCCCCCAAGTATTCCTTCAACTATGGTGTGGTGGACCACTATTCCGGTACCAACTTCGGTCACTCTGAGGTCCGAGACGGCTACAAGACCGAGGGCAGCTACTCGGTGGACCTACCTGACGGCCGCAAACAAACTGTCAACTACGTGGACAACGGCGATGGTTTGGAGGCTGTGGTCACCTACGAGGGTGAAGCCCAGTACCCAGAGTACAAGCCAGAATATAAGCCTGAGTACAAGCTAGCATATAAGCCTGAGTACAAACCAGAATATAAGCCTGAGTACAAGCCAGAATATAAGCCTGAGTACAAGCCAGAATATAAGCCTGAGTACAAGCCAGAATAcaagccaattccagtgtacaaACCTACCCCAGCCTATAAGCCTGCTCCGACTTACAAACCCACTCCCACCTACAAGCCCACCTACGAACCATCTCCTAAGTACCctagttatcctacctcagcttacgAACCTGCTCCCAGTTACCCACCTCCATCTTACGAACCCGTCCCTAGCTACCCTGTCCCAGGTTATGGTCCCGTTCCTACTTACACAGACGATAGCTCTGTCCCAGGTTATGGCCCCATTCCTACTTATACAGACGATAGCTACGAACCTTACCCTGTTCCTAGTTACGACCCCATCCCCAACTACTCAGACGATAGCTATGAGCCAGCTATTACCTCTTACGATCCAAGTCCAAGCTATCCTGCCCCTCACTCTTCTTAA